Proteins from one Deinococcus actinosclerus genomic window:
- the mce gene encoding methylmalonyl-CoA epimerase, producing MTVLLLDHVAVATPDLEAGSAPYVALGLSPEGPDEEVEGQGVRVRAFQVGETLIELLMPTREDSPIAGFLARKGPGLHHTAYRVLDLDAEMARLRAQGARFLSDTPAPGRAGSRVAFLHPKWGEGTLIELVEHPQGGHA from the coding sequence ATGACTGTGTTGCTGCTGGATCACGTGGCCGTCGCGACTCCTGATCTGGAGGCGGGCTCGGCGCCGTACGTGGCGCTGGGCCTGAGTCCGGAAGGGCCGGATGAGGAGGTGGAGGGTCAGGGCGTGCGCGTCCGGGCGTTCCAGGTGGGGGAGACCCTGATCGAACTGCTGATGCCCACCCGGGAGGACAGCCCGATTGCGGGGTTCCTGGCGCGCAAGGGGCCGGGGCTGCATCACACGGCGTACCGCGTGTTGGACCTGGACGCCGAGATGGCGCGGCTGCGTGCCCAGGGCGCGCGGTTCCTGAGCGATACGCCCGCGCCGGGCCGGGCGGGGTCGCGCGTGGCGTTCCTGCACCCGAAGTGGGGTGAGGGGACCCTGATCGAACTGGTGGAGCACCCGCAGGGCGGCCACGCTTGA
- a CDS encoding DNA-formamidopyrimidine glycosylase, protein MPELPEVETTRRKIEPLLLGRTILEVQHDAPHKYRDTHLAAGRRVTGLSRRGKYLMLHLAAAEAAHDQGADSPHDLEFIVHLGMTGGFRLEGGKHTRVTLRTDAGDLYFDDPRRFGKMAVVRPGEYAGMPTLAAMGPEPLSDDFREDFAALAAQAGAVKPWLLSQKPVSGVGNIYADESLWLAGLHPTQTRLTRDEAGRLYHAVRDVMGRAVEAGGSSLGKGEGNYRQHDGLSGLFQHAHNVYGKGGEPCPRCGTPIEKSVVAQRGTHHCPQCQPLRRETV, encoded by the coding sequence ATGCCTGAACTGCCGGAAGTGGAGACCACCCGCCGCAAGATCGAGCCGCTGCTGCTGGGCCGCACGATCCTGGAGGTGCAGCACGACGCGCCCCACAAGTACCGCGACACGCACCTCGCCGCCGGACGCCGCGTGACCGGCCTGTCCCGGCGCGGGAAGTACCTGATGCTTCACCTCGCCGCCGCCGAGGCCGCCCACGACCAGGGTGCGGACTCGCCGCACGATCTGGAATTCATCGTGCACCTGGGCATGACCGGCGGGTTCCGGCTGGAGGGCGGCAAGCACACCCGCGTGACCCTGCGCACCGACGCGGGCGACCTGTACTTCGACGATCCGCGCCGCTTCGGCAAGATGGCGGTCGTGCGGCCCGGCGAGTACGCGGGCATGCCCACCCTGGCCGCCATGGGGCCCGAACCCCTCTCCGACGACTTCCGGGAGGACTTCGCCGCGCTGGCCGCGCAGGCGGGCGCCGTGAAACCCTGGCTGCTGTCGCAGAAACCCGTCAGCGGCGTGGGCAACATCTACGCGGACGAGAGCCTCTGGCTGGCCGGACTGCACCCCACCCAGACCCGCCTGACCCGCGACGAGGCCGGGCGGCTGTACCACGCGGTCCGAGACGTGATGGGCCGCGCCGTCGAGGCGGGCGGCAGCAGCCTCGGCAAGGGCGAGGGCAACTACCGCCAGCACGACGGTCTGTCCGGCCTGTTCCAGCACGCGCACAACGTGTACGGCAAGGGCGGCGAACCCTGCCCCCGCTGCGGCACCCCCATCGAGAAGAGCGTCGTCGCGCAGCGCGGCACCCACCACTGCCCGCAGTGCCAGCCGCTGCGCCGGGAGACCGTATGA
- a CDS encoding pyroglutamyl-peptidase I codes for MPTLLLTGFEPFHTHPVNPSAVAAQALHGRTLGGHVIEGALLPVEPGAACEQLSALLAQVQPDAVLLTGLASGRPQVTLERVAVNVMDYRIPDNAGRQYQDVPVVADAPAAYLSTLPLRATLRAWRDAGIPGGISDTAGTFVCNTVMFHALHALHAADREDVPCGFLHLPANAEVALAEPKPVPYLPQEELTRAVEVAARAAIR; via the coding sequence ATGCCCACCCTGCTGCTGACCGGCTTCGAGCCCTTCCACACGCATCCCGTGAACCCCAGCGCCGTCGCGGCGCAGGCGCTGCACGGCCGCACGCTGGGCGGGCACGTGATCGAGGGCGCGCTGCTCCCCGTGGAGCCCGGCGCGGCCTGCGAGCAGCTGAGTGCACTGCTCGCGCAGGTGCAGCCGGACGCCGTGCTGCTGACCGGCCTGGCGAGCGGCCGGCCGCAGGTCACGCTGGAGCGGGTGGCGGTGAACGTGATGGACTACCGCATCCCGGACAACGCGGGCCGGCAGTACCAGGACGTGCCGGTCGTCGCGGACGCCCCGGCGGCGTACCTGAGTACCCTGCCGCTGCGGGCCACGCTGCGCGCGTGGCGGGACGCGGGCATCCCGGGCGGGATCAGCGACACGGCGGGCACGTTCGTGTGCAACACGGTGATGTTCCACGCGCTGCACGCCCTGCACGCGGCGGACCGTGAGGACGTGCCGTGCGGGTTCCTGCACCTGCCCGCGAACGCGGAGGTGGCCTTAGCCGAGCCGAAGCCCGTGCCCTACCTGCCTCAGGAGGAACTCACGCGCGCAGTCGAGGTGGCCGCCCGCGCCGCCATCCGGTAA
- a CDS encoding VanZ family protein yields the protein MTRGRRARPLWWVPSLAIMGVIWWLSAQPQTPGPSLEHPRDWIAHFLAYLSLAFCLGRATGRRGLALVIAAWFGALDEVHQSFVPPREAGVQDWLFDVAGAWLGVRFAVRRPGRAAPEPDAAVHPA from the coding sequence TTGACCCGTGGGCGGCGGGCGAGACCGCTGTGGTGGGTGCCGTCGCTGGCGATCATGGGGGTGATCTGGTGGCTCAGCGCGCAGCCGCAGACGCCGGGGCCTTCCCTGGAGCACCCCAGGGACTGGATCGCGCATTTTCTGGCGTACCTGTCGCTGGCGTTCTGTCTGGGCCGCGCGACGGGGCGGCGGGGGCTGGCGCTGGTGATCGCGGCGTGGTTCGGCGCGCTGGACGAGGTGCACCAGTCGTTCGTGCCGCCGCGCGAGGCGGGCGTGCAGGACTGGCTGTTCGACGTGGCGGGCGCGTGGCTGGGGGTGCGGTTCGCGGTGCGCCGGCCAGGCCGGGCAGCCCCGGAGCCGGACGCGGCCGTTCATCCGGCCTGA
- a CDS encoding transglutaminaseTgpA domain-containing protein, translating to MTRPDRPSAVTVTLRAGPTGFGVAFLALIVLTLIGCVNYALSLGYGLTFLLGGVWVLAAGQALRAARDLTAGVQARGPVRAGTPLPVQVQARGGRGGVLRVALHAPFDVVSGSVTLEDGAGTLDLAVPTAARGPLEVRVTLRALDRLGLWQVRLPDPDPVTVLIHPRAEEGAPPPPTRSVPGSGEGAGRAPGDEEFAGLRPYQTGDSPRQVSWRHVARTGQLLTRETDAAQGRARRLDWQDAPGDPETRAARLTAWVDALHARADSYALHLPGEVVGPGSGESQRQAALNALALHDPPTLASLAPPARPARNCSGTRPAPLPGEALTWTLLALAVTLAPGALRQPWWLSLLIAALLGHSLLRARRDAIRPLPTWLLALLAVAGGAALNATYGTLLGRDAGTAFLALLAALKTAESHARRDQAVLTLLGLFVTSTAFFFSQGPLTALYAVLSAALLLTAATTRLGTPPPLTRASLTGRLGRTARVLILSAPLTLALFVLVPRPDGPLWQLPVQGQNLTGLGSEVSAGSFTNLAQNPAVAFRADFRGAVPPPAGRYWRGPVLEAFDGLKWQQVRGNVPTPSVEATGAPLTYDLTLEPSGTPWLLALETVVRVPQGAFITSGVQAFTPRPVATRRRVTLVSQPARVGRQENGDRLRFDTLLPQGQNPRTLALAQQWAGLPPARRVQAALDHLRSGGFTYTLNPPLLPEENRTDAFLFGSRQGFCEHYASAFAVLMRAAGLSARVVTGYLGGELNPDGNYLIVRQQDAHAWTEVWLPGQGWVRVDPTAVIAPARVNADLRTALTQPAASAARPRSGLDRLRLRLDSWQNRWNSVVVEYDGEQQMALLTRLGVTGGAQALWWLLLPALAVTLLPAYAWTRRAARPADPAQRLWHDLTRTVGAPQHPGETPGTYAQRQAGAHPHLADALRGAAHAYQQARYAPGPPDAALRDLRAAVRQVRSLRHRARR from the coding sequence ATGACCCGCCCGGACCGACCGTCAGCCGTGACGGTGACGCTGCGCGCGGGGCCGACGGGCTTCGGCGTCGCCTTCCTCGCGCTGATCGTCCTGACGCTGATCGGCTGCGTGAACTATGCCCTGAGCCTCGGGTACGGCCTGACATTCCTGCTGGGTGGCGTGTGGGTGCTCGCGGCGGGGCAGGCGCTGCGCGCGGCGCGGGACCTGACGGCCGGGGTGCAGGCGCGCGGGCCGGTCCGGGCGGGCACGCCGCTGCCCGTACAGGTGCAGGCGCGTGGCGGGCGCGGCGGCGTGCTGCGCGTCGCCCTGCACGCCCCCTTCGACGTGGTGAGCGGCAGCGTGACGCTGGAGGACGGAGCAGGCACCCTCGACCTGGCCGTCCCCACCGCCGCGCGCGGCCCGCTGGAAGTCCGCGTGACGCTGCGCGCCCTGGACCGCCTGGGTCTGTGGCAGGTGCGCCTGCCCGACCCGGACCCCGTCACGGTCCTGATTCACCCCCGCGCGGAGGAGGGCGCGCCGCCCCCACCCACCCGGAGCGTGCCGGGCAGCGGCGAGGGCGCGGGCCGCGCGCCCGGCGACGAGGAATTCGCGGGCCTGCGCCCCTACCAGACCGGCGACTCGCCCCGGCAGGTGTCGTGGCGGCACGTGGCGCGCACCGGGCAGCTCCTGACCCGCGAGACCGACGCCGCGCAGGGCCGCGCCCGGCGCCTGGACTGGCAGGACGCGCCCGGTGACCCGGAGACCCGCGCCGCGCGCCTGACCGCCTGGGTGGACGCCCTGCACGCCCGCGCCGACAGCTACGCCCTGCACCTCCCGGGCGAGGTGGTCGGGCCGGGCAGCGGCGAGTCGCAGCGGCAGGCGGCCCTGAACGCCCTGGCTCTGCACGACCCGCCCACCCTGGCCAGCCTCGCGCCCCCGGCCCGGCCGGCCCGGAACTGTTCAGGTACCCGACCGGCGCCGCTGCCGGGCGAGGCCCTCACGTGGACGCTGCTGGCCCTGGCGGTCACCCTGGCCCCCGGGGCGCTGCGCCAGCCGTGGTGGCTGAGCCTGCTGATCGCCGCGCTGCTGGGCCACTCGCTGCTGCGCGCCCGCCGCGACGCGATCCGGCCCCTGCCGACGTGGCTGCTGGCGCTGCTGGCCGTGGCGGGGGGCGCGGCCCTGAACGCCACGTACGGCACGCTGCTGGGCCGCGACGCGGGCACCGCGTTCCTGGCCCTGCTGGCCGCCCTGAAAACCGCCGAGAGTCACGCCCGGCGGGATCAGGCGGTCCTGACGCTGCTGGGCCTGTTCGTCACGAGCACCGCCTTCTTCTTCAGCCAGGGGCCCCTGACCGCGCTGTACGCCGTCCTGAGTGCCGCGCTGCTCCTGACGGCCGCCACCACGCGCCTGGGCACCCCGCCGCCCCTGACCCGCGCCAGCCTGACCGGGCGACTGGGCCGCACCGCGCGCGTCCTGATCCTGAGCGCGCCGCTGACCCTGGCGCTGTTTGTGCTCGTGCCCCGCCCGGACGGTCCGCTGTGGCAGCTGCCGGTGCAGGGTCAGAACCTGACCGGCCTGGGCTCGGAGGTCAGCGCCGGGTCCTTCACGAACCTCGCGCAGAACCCGGCGGTGGCGTTCCGCGCGGACTTCCGCGGCGCGGTCCCCCCACCGGCCGGGCGGTACTGGCGCGGCCCGGTCCTGGAAGCCTTCGACGGCCTGAAATGGCAGCAGGTGCGCGGCAACGTTCCCACCCCCAGCGTCGAGGCGACCGGCGCGCCCCTCACGTACGACCTCACGCTGGAACCCAGCGGCACGCCCTGGCTGCTGGCCCTGGAGACCGTGGTGCGCGTCCCGCAGGGGGCGTTCATCACGAGCGGCGTCCAGGCGTTCACGCCCCGCCCGGTCGCCACGCGCCGCCGCGTGACCCTGGTCAGCCAGCCCGCGCGGGTGGGTCGCCAGGAGAACGGGGACCGCCTGCGCTTCGACACGCTGCTCCCGCAGGGGCAGAATCCCCGCACGCTGGCCCTGGCGCAGCAGTGGGCGGGCCTGCCCCCGGCGCGGCGCGTGCAGGCCGCACTGGACCACCTGCGTTCAGGCGGCTTCACGTACACCCTGAACCCCCCGCTGCTGCCCGAGGAGAACCGCACCGACGCGTTCCTGTTCGGCAGCCGCCAGGGCTTCTGCGAGCACTACGCCAGCGCCTTCGCGGTCCTGATGCGCGCCGCCGGCCTGAGTGCGCGCGTGGTTACCGGGTACCTGGGCGGCGAACTGAACCCCGACGGGAACTACCTGATCGTCCGCCAGCAGGACGCCCACGCCTGGACAGAGGTGTGGCTGCCCGGCCAGGGCTGGGTGCGGGTGGACCCGACCGCCGTGATCGCCCCGGCGCGCGTGAACGCCGACCTGCGCACCGCCCTGACGCAACCCGCGGCCAGCGCCGCCCGGCCCCGCAGCGGCCTGGACCGCCTGCGCCTGCGCCTGGACAGCTGGCAGAACCGCTGGAACTCGGTGGTCGTCGAGTACGACGGCGAGCAGCAGATGGCTCTGCTGACCCGGCTGGGCGTGACCGGCGGCGCGCAGGCCCTCTGGTGGCTGCTGCTGCCCGCCCTGGCTGTCACGCTGCTGCCCGCGTACGCCTGGACGCGCCGCGCCGCCCGGCCCGCCGACCCCGCGCAGCGCCTGTGGCACGACCTGACCCGCACGGTGGGCGCCCCGCAGCACCCTGGCGAGACGCCCGGCACGTACGCGCAGCGGCAGGCGGGTGCCCACCCGCATCTCGCGGATGCGCTGCGGGGCGCCGCGCACGCCTACCAGCAGGCCCGCTACGCGCCGGGCCCGCCGGACGCCGCGCTGCGCGACCTGCGCGCCGCCGTGCGGCAGGTGCGGAGCCTGCGTCACCGTGCCCGCCGCTGA
- a CDS encoding AAA family ATPase encodes MTAPTLPPAQASHVAALHAALTQLDGVILGKGQQIRLAVACLLARGHLLIEDQPGVGKTTLAQALARTCGLHFRRVQFTADLLPADLTGVSVWDAPSSAFRFVEGPVFSELLLADEINRATPRTQGALLEAMEERQVSEGGVTRALPEPFFVIATQNPAAFVGTSPLPEAQLDRFLMTVTLGYPDLRAERQLLETGGRSLSVRELPAVLNAGTLIAMQTEVDAVHAAGPLLDYLQLLARATREHPGLTTGLSPRGLLALLAGARAWAYLHGRGMVLPEDVQAVFAPLATHRLSARAGVNVPDVIGRLLRETPIP; translated from the coding sequence ATGACCGCACCGACCCTCCCGCCCGCGCAGGCCAGCCACGTGGCGGCGCTGCACGCGGCCCTCACGCAACTGGACGGGGTGATCCTCGGGAAGGGGCAGCAGATCCGGCTGGCCGTCGCGTGCCTGCTGGCGCGCGGCCACCTGCTCATCGAGGACCAGCCCGGCGTGGGCAAGACCACGCTGGCGCAGGCCCTGGCGCGCACCTGCGGCCTGCACTTCCGGCGCGTGCAGTTCACGGCGGACCTGCTCCCCGCCGACCTGACCGGCGTGAGCGTCTGGGACGCGCCGAGCAGCGCGTTCCGTTTCGTGGAGGGGCCGGTGTTCAGCGAACTGCTTCTCGCGGACGAGATCAACCGCGCCACGCCCCGCACGCAGGGCGCGCTGCTGGAAGCCATGGAGGAGCGGCAGGTCTCCGAGGGCGGCGTGACCCGCGCGCTGCCGGAGCCGTTCTTCGTGATCGCCACGCAGAACCCGGCGGCGTTCGTGGGCACCAGCCCCCTGCCCGAAGCGCAGCTGGACCGCTTCCTGATGACCGTCACGCTGGGCTACCCGGACCTGCGCGCCGAACGGCAACTGCTGGAAACCGGGGGCCGCAGTCTGTCCGTCCGCGAACTGCCGGCCGTGCTGAACGCGGGCACGCTGATCGCCATGCAGACCGAGGTGGACGCCGTGCACGCGGCCGGGCCGCTGCTGGACTACCTGCAACTCCTGGCCCGCGCCACCCGCGAGCACCCCGGCCTGACGACCGGCCTGAGCCCGCGCGGCCTGCTGGCGCTGCTGGCCGGCGCGCGCGCCTGGGCGTACCTGCACGGGCGCGGCATGGTCCTGCCCGAGGACGTGCAGGCGGTGTTCGCGCCGCTCGCCACGCACCGCCTGAGCGCCCGCGCGGGCGTGAACGTCCCCGACGTGATCGGGCGCCTGCTGCGCGAGACGCCCATTCCCTGA